Below is a genomic region from Telmatobacter sp. DSM 110680.
AATCAGATTGCAAAAGACACAATGCAAGTCACCGGGCCAAGCATTCAGCCGCGCTGGAACTCCCGGCCGCGGCGCTCCGTCGGCCGTTGTCACATATGCAAATCGCCACGGACTCCAGAGCTGATCCATCTCTGCCTTTTCGTTTCACCGTTTCCGTCGCACCAAGTATAGTTGCCCGTCTTGCTCCGCTCGCGAATCGTCAGGGACATCAGTGTCCGGATCACTCATCAATTCTCGATGAAATGTCTCACGACTGTATTAAGCGTCACACTTCGACCCTAACTTCAATCGAATCCCCGTCCCCTTGCACTACTTTCGCAGCACAATCTCACAACATGCGCTCTACTGCCAAACTGTTGGATTGACGGGGAAAACGCACCATTGCTACACTTAGAAGCGTAGCTTCCTGCGCGGATTCCAGCAGTTAGCTGCGGCCGCCCTCCAGCCAGCCGTTGCCTGCCTGGTGTTTCCCAAGGAGACGAGTCGCTTTGCCGCCAGCTCTCTGGCTAGAAGCCCCGTCTTCGTGAAACTCCGGAATAGGGCTCCCGGTTTGCCGAGGTCCCGGCCTAAGGCATTGCCCGCCACCGCGACGCGCATGTGCCATCCGTCGACAGAAACAACGTCGCCGGGCCAATGAATCGGAGCTGCTGTCATGCCAAACGTCCTCAATCCCGAACCCGAGAGCATAACCCTGAACACCGAACTCGAAACGCCCACCCTCGAACCTGCGACGGAGCTTGAAGCTCCTTCGTCCGAATCCACGTCCAACCCAGAGACCGCCGAAGTAGACACTGCTGTCGAAACCCAAGCGCTGGACGCCGATGCCTCAACCGAGCCTGTAGCCCAGGCCGCTCCCGCACAACCCGAGCACGCGGAACTTGTAGAACCCGTGGCTCACGTTGCGCACGCGCCGGCCGAACACAGCCCCGAATCCGCTGAAGATTTCTCAGCTGCCCTCGAAGCCTTTGAGCGCGAGCAAGCCGCTGAAGCTGCTGCAGTCGAAGCCTATGGCGACAAAGTCGTCTCCGGCACCGTCCTCAAGCAGACTGAAAAACATTTGGTTGTCGACGTAGGTCTCAAGTCCGAGGGCCTTGTGCCCATCGAACAGGTCCTTGATCACACCGGCGCCGTGAAGTTCCAGCCCGGTGAAGTGATCGACGTGGTCATCGAACGCGAAGAGCCCGAAGGTGGCTATCTCGTCAGCTACGAGAAGGCCCAGCGTCTTCGCGTGTGGGACACCATCGAGAAGCATGCCAACGACAAGACCCCGATGATGGGCACTGTCATCAGCCGCGTCAAGGGTGGACTCACGGTCGACATCGGCCTGAAGGCCTTCTTGCCCGGCTCGCAGCTTGAGATTCGTCCCGTCCGCAACCTCGACGGTTATCTCGGCCAGCAAATTGAAGTCCGCGTCATCAAGCTCAATAAAAAGCGCGGCAACGTGGTCGTCTCCCGCAAAGAGATCCTCGAAGAAGAGCAGAACGCCAAGCGTTCCACCACTCTCGAGCATCTCGGCGAAGGTGCCATCCTCACCGGCACCGTCAAGAACCTCACCGACTACGGTGCGTTCGTCGACCTCGGTGGCATCGATGGCCTGCTTCACATCACCGACATGAGCTGGGGACGCCTCACCCATCCCCGCGATCTGGTCAACGTCGGCGACGAGATTCAGGTCAAGGTGCTCAAATTCGACAAAGATAAGCAGCGCGTCTCCCTCGGATTCAAGCAGCTCACGCCTGATCCGTGGCTAGATGCCTCTGAACGCTATCCCGTTGGCGCACACGTCCACGGCCGCGTTCTCTCGGTTACTGACTACGGTGCGTTCGTTGAGCTTGAGCAGGGAATCGAAGGCCTGGTTCATCTTTCCGAGATGACCTGGTCGAAGCGCCTCAAGCACCCCTCCAAGCTGGTCAAGCCCGGCGACGAGGTCGACACGGTTGTCCTCAGTGTCAATCCCGCCGACCGCCGCATCTCGCTCGGCATGAAGCAGCTGATGGAGAATCCATGGGAGAACCTCACTGAGCGTTATCCCGCTGGAACCGTGGTCGAGGGTCGCGTTCGCAACCTCACCGACTTCGGCGCCTTCATCGAAATCGAGGATGGCATCGACGGCCTTGTCCACGTCTCCAACCTGAGCTGGACAAAGCGCGTCAAGCATCCTTCTGAAATCGTCAAGAAGGGTGAAAAGGTCAAGGCAGTTGTTCTCGGCGTCGAGCCGCAGAACCGCCGCCTCTCCTTGGGCATCAAGCAGCTTCAACCCGATGTATGGGAAAGCTTCTTCGCCACTCATCGTGTCGGTGATCAAGTCCATGGCAAGGTGCTTCGCACCGCGCAGTTCGGCGCTTTCGTTGAAATCGCCGAGGGCGTTGAAGGCCTCTGCCATATCTCTGAAGCCAGCGAAGTGCCCGGCGAGCCCTCCAAGCTCGAAGCCGGTCAGGAGCACGACTTCAAGATCATCAAGATCAACGTCGAAGAGAAGAAGGTGGGTCTCAGCCTACGTGCGGTGTCCGGCCACGAAGCCAGCCGCTCAGAGGTTCAGGACTACAAGGCGGAAGCTCGCGGCGGAAGCCACAAGCAGTCCGTCTCCAGCGGCACCACCACCCTCGGCGACCTCATCAATTGGCGCAAGAACGAGTCTAAGTAGCTCGTAAGCCATAAACCTTAACGGCCACCCCCAAGGGTGGCCGTTCTGCTTTTTTGACGCGGCTTTAGCACAAACCTGGGGTGCCCCATCCTTGCAAAGCAAGGGTGGGAAACCACGCACTCAACCGGCCGCGTTGAAAGTGCGACGACTAAACAATCCGGCTATCGACATTCCGGCGCACAAGAATCTTTTTCGACCAAATCCTAGCTGATCTTTATGCCCTTTTGTTCGAGGATACTTAGGAACATAACGCCATACTCGATGACCATGTTCCGCGCTAGGCGGCAGAATTCTCGCTTCGCCATAACGGGATGGACACCTTCGTCGCTCAGAACAGCATAGAGCCCTCGCGCAAGCTTATCTTGCTGCTCGGTAATGATCCTGTTGTTCCTAAGGAACTGTGTCGAAGGGTTCCATTCGTCCGCCACAGTGGTCTGCATCGTTCCAGCGATTGTCGCTGCGGAATCCGTGTGCAGCCGTTCAATAAAGCTTCGGATTAACCCAATACAATTCTTCAGATCGAACGCGTCGGACGTAGGTTTATAGAGATTCTCTGCCTTGCGTAGCGTCGCAATGAGATCGTTGTGGAACCCCAATTTACTAAGCGAATCGGTCAGTTTCTTTTTGTCGCTCTCGATATCCAAATTTGGATTTTCATTCAGCAATTCTTCTTTAAGGTAGTAGTGGCGAGCTGTCCGGCATTCTTCGAGCAAACCGCCAATTGAATCGCATATCCCTCGCGCAATTTGTCCTTGTTCCCTCTGATCGTCGCTGGGGGCATGTCCTCTCGTTGAATTGAAAGTACCGGCCTTGACGATCTTCCCAAAATGCTCCAACAGCGGTTGAAGTTTTCTGGGTATAGCCTTCAGCTCTTCATCCGAGAACAGCGTGAAGTTGAGTGCAATCATCTCCTCCAATTCGAGAAAGAGGGTGACGAGTGGGATGGTTGGTGCGGCGAGAGATGAGAGTGTCTCAAATAGCTCCTGTGCGTGGCCATGCCTAACGATGAATTCCGCGAGCAAAGGGAATTCAGAAATGTAATTTCGAAAGGACGGGAATGGATCTTTGTTTTCACTTTTTCGAGAGCTACTTCGTGATGAAAGCAACTGGGTCAGAAACGACATCAACGACGCCCGATCTTCTAGGGATAGTTCTACATAGATAATTGTCAGGAGGTTGAAATTCTCACTTCTGAAAACGTATTCGCCTGGAAACTCATGCACGTGACGTGGCCGGCATTCACGGTCCTTCGAGAGAAGAGGGCGCGGGTTCATGTAGAGCTTGCTCCAGCGTCTAGTTATCTCGAGCATCTCTTCGTCAAACAGCTTGCCTTGGTTTTCTTGTCTCCATTCATCTACGCGATCGCGATAGCTCACCGTCGGGCGCACTCTCTCTTCCAGCAAAATGCGCTGCACTCTATCCCAAGCCTCGGCCAATTCCATGAGCCGAAGAATACCATCGGCAATGTGTGGCTACGACACAGCCGAAGCGTTTAGCAAGTTCGGTGGCGTCGGGCTGACCCAAGCCTCGGGGATGCGAGACGATCACCACCTCTGAGTGCCGGGTGCCCAAATTTCCTTTTGAGACCTAGGAAAACTGGAGGCAATATCAAGCCACTCAATCGAGCCAAAAAGTCATTCCCGTCCTGTGCATCACGTTTGCAGATTATTTCGCCGTCTTCTGCATACTCGAATCAGACAAAGGCAAGTACTCACACGCTGATTTCGGATCTTTGCCCGTAGGGTCGGTCCTGTAAGTCCTTTGTTGATGCGAATCTAGCCCTAAGTCTAAGCGATAGAGTAATTTGAGCAAGTGGGATCCGCATAACCTTCTTATTGTGAGGAATTTGGATCCAGAATCCGGGTGGGTGGGTATATCCCGCAACGAAACGGTTGCATAAGACCCGCCCTGAATCGCCGCACCACGCTCCCGTTCAGTTCATCCCAACCTCGGCCACACCCAAAGCGCTGTCACCGTGACATGTGATGCCCACCCTATTTGCAGGTCTGACGACAAGGTTATGATTCACTCCTTCCCGAGGGAAAGGTGTCTCCATGGCAATCAATACATCTCGTCGCGAGTTTTTGTCGGCCGGGTTGATGCTGCCCGTCGCCGGCGCTGCCTCCAAAATCAACTTCCTCGATTCCGGCGATAAGCTAACCACTGCGCAGCCTAGAACTCCTGTCAAGCTCACCCAACGCACTCTCGGCCAGACCGGCCTGAAGGTGACAAGCGTCGGCTTCGGCTGCATGATTACATCCGACCCCAGCGTTATCGAGCGCGCAGCCGACATCGGCATCAACTACTTCGACACCGCCCGCGGCTACCAGCACGGCAACAACGAACGCATGGTTGGTGCGGCGCTCGGCGCGAAACGCAAGAATCTCATCCTCTCCACCAAGTCCCCCACTGACAACAAAGAGGGTCTGCTGAAGGACTTGGACACCAGCCTCGCCGAACTCAAGACCGACTACGTCGATATCTGGTATCTCCACGCTAAGGACACGCCTGCAGCGATTCACGACGACATGATCGAAGCGCAGCAGATTGCGAAGCAGCAGGGGAAGATCCGCTTCGCCGGCATGAGCACCCACGCTCTCCCCAAGATGACTCAGTGGACAATCGACAAGATGGCCTTTGACGTCGTCCTTACCGTCTACAACTTCACCATGGATCAGAAGATGGACGAGGCCATCGCCGCCGTAGCAAAGACCGGCACCGGCGTTGTCGCCATGAAGATCATGGCTGGAGGGACCCGCGCCCATCGTCCCGGCGAACCCGTCGACCCACGCACGCAACGCGAAGGCGCCATGCTCGCTGCGCTCAAGTGGGTCCTCAAACAGCCCCACATCGGCACCACCATCCCCAGCATGACTGACATGGATCAGCTCGACGAGAATCTCCGCGCGATGTCCGAGAGTTTTTCGACTGCTGATGAAAAGATCCTTGCCGGCCGCCTCGAACAGATCAAGCCACTCTACTGCCGGTTCTGCGGAGAATGCGACGGAGCCTGCCAGAAGGGTCTCCAGGTAGCCGACACTCTTCGCATCCTTACCTACGCCGACGGGTACGGCCAATTCGCGCTCGCCCGCGAGCGTTTCAACGAACTGCCGTCTCGCCACGCCAAGGTTCGCTGCGGTGATTGCACCGAATGCACTGTTCAGTGTCCTCACGGCGTGCGGGTCTCTGAGCGTATGTCCCGCGCCCAGGAACTCTTTGCATGAAGTTCTTTTTCTGTTTCTGGATCTGTTTCGTTGGAGCTATAACGGCTGGCGCACAAAATTACCTCGACTGCCACTTTGCGCCCGGGTGGGAACAATCCGGGCTAAAGCGGCAGTACACGCCTGACAATCTCTTCGACTACCGCGACGGCGCCGCCGAAGGCTATCTCGCCTTCAGCTTTACAGGCATGCAGGGCATTGACTGCAAGTCCGGCACCACAATGCTCTCCATCGACGTCTCCGATATGACTGACGCCGAATCCGCCTACGGCATGTTTGCCACCAACCGTGACCCACAGCAGCCGATCGTAAAAATTGGCATGGGCGCGCAACTTCTTCCGCAAAGCCTGCTCTTCGCCAAAGGCAAATACTTCGTTGAGATCGTTGAAACCGACGGCAGCACCGATTCTAACCAGACCGCCGCACTCCAGACACTCGCTGCCAAAATTGAACCGCTTCTCGAAGGCCGCAACACACCGCCCGAGACGCTCAGTTGGTTTCCAACCGAAAATCAAATCTCCGCTCGCCTCGTGCCTGAGAGCGTCCTCGGTCTAAAAATCCTCAAGCGCGGATACGTCGCGACATACAACCACGGCCAGGCATTCATCGTCATCGAGCAGTCACCCGAATCCGCCGCCGAAGTGATGAAAAAACTCCGCGACCGATTGGGACCGACCAGCACCGCGGCTATTGCCGACGAAGCCTTCCAACTCAAGGCCCCATATCTCGACGGCATCTGCATCTTCCGCAAAGGCCGAACCATTGCCGGCTATACGAACCTTCCCGATTCGCAGTCAGCTACAACACAAGCTCTCATCCTTGCCGCCCGAATCCCGTAATCGATCGATTAGTAGCCGATGGGAAACTCGACCATCCGTTATAATTAGGCAGAACGCGCAGCACTCCAATCCTCCCTAAACCATGCAAACTGAAGCAGCTAAGGAAATAACTGCCGCATCGCCCGCCGTGTCTTCCAATGGCGGCACATGGCAAATCATCAGCTTCACGTCGCTAAGTTTCGTCGTCTATCTCGCCATCGGCCTGCCCCTCGCCATCCTGCCCGAATACGTCCACATGCGGATGGGCTTTCACGCATCGCTAGCAGGCCTGGTCATCAGCATCCAGTACATCGCCACGTTCCTCAGCCGTCCATGGGCTGGCCGCATCTCCGATCGCAAAGGCGCAAAAATCTCTGTCCTCTGGGGCATGAGCGCCTGCACACTCAGCGGATTGCTGATGCTTGCAGCCGCGGCTCTTCACCGCGATCCAGCGTGGCTTAGCCTCACCTTCCTCATTACCAGCCGACTCGTCCTCGGAGTGGGCGAAAGTCTCGGCCTCCACAGGTGCAACGCTCTGGGGAATCTCTAGCGCGGGCCCGGAGTACACCGCCAAAGTCATCTCCTACAACGGCGTCAGCACCTACGGCGCTTTGGCTCTCGGCGCCCCGCTCGGCGTCGTCATGGAAACGCACTGGGGCCTGTCTTCTGTCGCGATTCTCACCATCGTTATCGGCGCACTTGCATATCTCTGGGCCGCATTCAAGCCACCCGTTCCCGTCGTTGCTGGCGAACATCTTCCATTCCGTAACGTACTCGGCCGCGTCACTCCGCACGGCATGGGACTCGCGCTTGGCGGCGTAGGCTACAGCGCCCTTGCCACCTTCGTTACGCTCTTCTACGTCAGCCGCCACTGGGACGGCGCAGCCCTCTGCCTCACCGCGTTCGGAACCGCATTCATCGTCGCCCGCCTGCTCTTCATTCGCACCATCGGCACCTTCGGCGGATTTCCCGTCGCCAAGATTTGCCTCATTGTCGAATCTCTCGGCGTACTGCTGTTATGGCGATCCGTCTCGCCCTGGATGGCCCTCTGCGGCGCAGCCCTCACCGGTTTCGGATACTCGCTCGTCTTTCCCGCACTCGGCGTGGAAGCTGTTGAACGCGTACCCGTAGAAAATCGTGGCACCGCTCTCGGTGTCTACACTGTCTTCGCCGACGTCTCGTTTTTCATGGTCGGCCCGGTCGCAGGAGCTGTTATCGGCGCCTTCGGATACGCCAGCGTATTCCTCTTCGCTCTCCTCTGCGTCTTGGCGGCCCTCACAATCGTTCTAATCCTCGCCAGAAATAAATCCCACCCTGTCCTTGCAAGCGTCGATTAGTCTCGCCCGCATCGGGACGCTAACTTGCTAACTCGCTACCGGCGCGTGAGCGCCTGCTAACAGCCGTGAAACGGCTGCTAACCCACTAACCCGAACTTCGCTAAACTAACCCTGTGCCGTCCCTTGTCCACATCGAAAACTTCGGTTGCCGCGCCGCCCGCGCCGACGGAGAAGCCATCGCCGCACTTCTCCGCACCGCTGGCGTTCACGAAAGCCAGACCCCCGATGCCGATGTGGTCATCGTCAACACCTGCAGCGTCACCGCCGAAGCCGATCGCGAAGCCCGCGCCTATATCCGCCGCGCCCATCGCCTCAACCCCACTGCCCGTATCATCGCTACCGGCTGCTACGCCCAGCGCGCTCCCCAGGAACTAGCCGCCATCTCCGGCGTGTCAGCTGTCATCGGCAACAGCCACAAAGCCCTCGCCCCCGAAATTGCGCTCGGACTGATGAATGCAGATTCAGTGTCCTCGAGCAACTATGGATTGATCCAGATTCACTCGGCGCAATCCGGGGTGGCCCCACCGCAGGTGGTGCTGGCCGACGACTCCTTCGCGCATTCCTTTCTCGAAGAAGCCCCGATCACCTCCGGTGCGCAAACCCGACCCAATCTCAAGATCCAGGAAGGCTGCTCCAATCGCTGTTCGTTCTGTGTAATTCCGCAGACCCGCGGCAACTCCCGCAGCCTCTCGGGAAACTCAATCTTGTCCCACGTCCACAACTTCGTCGCCTCGGGCGGAAATGAACTTGTCCTCTCCGGAATTAACCTCGGGAGGTGGGGTCGGGATCTCGATCCAGCACAATCTTTCCCCCGCACGTTCGCCGCGCTCGTCCGCGCAATCATCGAACAAACCAATCTGCCAAGACTCCGCCTCAGTTCCATTGAACCCATGGATTGGGACGCCGATCTCATCGCTATCATGTCGGAATACGGCGGAACGCATCTAGCCCGCCACGCCCATCTTCCCTTGCAGTCGGGTTCCGACTCTGTGCTTCGCCGGATGCATCGCCGCTACCGACCATGGCACTACGCAGATAAAGTTGCAGCCCTGCGTCAAGCCGCCGGCCCTTCGCTCACTCTCGGCGCCGACGTCATGGTCGGATTCCCCGGCGAAACTGATCGCGAATTTCAGGAGACCTGCGACTTCATCCGTTCACTCCCCTTCGGCTACCTCCATCTTTTCCCGTTTTCGCCCCGCCCGGGAACGCGTGCATGGACGTTGCACGCCGCATCTCCCGTACCGCAACCTGTCGCTCAACAGCGCATGGCAACCCTGCGCGCTCTCGCTGCCGAAAAGATGCGCGCTCACCGCCGCCAATTTATCGGCACCGAACTCGACGCCATTACGCTCCACACTCCACCGGAACTCGCCTCCGCCAATTGCACCTCCGCACTTACTGAGAACTTCCTGCCCGTCGAAGTCGCAGGGGCAACTCCCGCCAACCAACTGATCCGGCTCTGCCTGACCGGTATGGGGCCCGATGCGACTCTCATCGCAACCCCCGCCCGGCCTTCCAATTACCTGCCGAATCCCCATCTCGATGCGCGTTCCGTTTTGCCGGAGCCAACCCTCGAAATCGCCTATTGATCCATCGTCCATCCGTCGGCTGCAGCATCAATCCAGTGCTATACTCAGGGTGCGTTCGCGCGTCAAGTTAGAATGCCGGAGTCTCTCCGGATCAGGCGCACGACAACTTTGGAGGATGTACCATCGCACTCGACAAACGTTCGGCTAAGTCTTTTATCCGCATCAACGATCGCATTCGCGCCCGCGAAATTCGCGTGATCGACGAAAACGGCGAACAAATGGGCATCCTGGCCCCATTCGAAGCGCTCAAAATCGCCCGGGAGCGTGGCCTCGACTTGGTCGAAGTCTCACCCAACGCCGTCCCTCCCGTCTGCCGCATTCAGGATTACGGCCGCTTCCTGTACGAAAAAGAAAAGTCAGAGCGAGCCGCCAAGAAGAAGCAGAAGGTTATCGTCGTCAAGGAAGTCAAGTTCTCCGTCACGGTCGACGAGCACGACTACCAGACCAAGAAGAATCAGGCTGTGAAGTTTCTGCAGGGCGGCGACAAGGTGAAAGCGAGTCTTCGCTTCCGCGGCCGCCAGATGGCACATCGCGACTTGGGGTACAACATCATCAACCGCTTTATCCGGGATGTTGGCGACACCGGTGTTGTCGAGTTCATGCCGCGCATGGAAGGCACGATCCTGCACGCGATCATCGCGCCCAGCAAACGTCCCGAAGGCCAGAAGCCCAAACCGCCCGCGCCTCCGCAGCAGCCGCAGCAAACCCGCCCACCAGCACCGCCAGCTTCGTAGGTACTAGTTGGAAGTGATCGAAGGCCGCCTCGGAAAGGCGGCCTTTTCATTTTCCTCCAACGTAGAATCCGATGACTTGCTAACTCGCGAACAAATCCGGCTCCGCGAACACCGCTTCACCGTTGTATGCTGACCCCATGCTTCGCTTCAGCTCGGCTCTTCCCCTGGTTCTCACTGCGCTTTCTGCATCGCTTCTCATCGCTCAATCCGGCACTCCTGCCGCGACCGCAACAGCTCCGCACTTTCCCACCAACGAAGATCTTCGTCACTCGAAAGTCCTAACTTCGCCGATCCTCTCTCCCGACGGCAAGCAGATACTCTTTGCGGTTACGCAGGCAACAGCGGACGGTGCCGTCAGCCATCTATGGATTGTTCCTGTATCCTCCACGAGCGCCGACAAGCCCCGTCAGCTCACTTTCTCGCCGCCCGCCGATAAGCGCGGCGAGCACAACGCCCAGTGGTCGCCCGACAGTTCCGCGATCTTCTTCCTCGCCAAGCGTGGCGAAAACACCCAGCTCTTTCGCCTTGACCTGCGCGGCGGCGAGGCCTCCCCTTACGACCTTAAAATTCTGCCGCCCGTTGATGATTCGAAAGAAAAAGACGCCATCAATCCCCCGCCTCCACCGGTCAGCAGCGAGAAGAAAGACGAAAAAAAGCCCGATACAAATAAAGTCGAACCGCTCCCTATCGATGTAGCGGGGTTTGCGATCAACCATGACGGCAAGTACATCGCGCTATGGGCTCACGACCCCGAGACTCCCGGTGAGAAAAAGCAGAAAGACGCAAAGATTGACGCATCATGGATCAATCACGAGCGCCATCTCACGCGCCTCTACATCGCAGCTCTCAAGCCCGACGGCTCGTTGGATGGGGAACTGAAAAACACAGCGATTGTTCCCGAGGTTCACGGCGTCCTCTGGTCCCCAGTTGACGATAGAATCCTGGTCGTCACTGAACCTCCGAATGACGCCACTGATCTTGCTCCCGCTGCTCAAGCCTTTCTGCTCGAAGTCCCGAAACTCGATAGCCCCCAAAAGCTCAATGCAATTCCGCCCTCCGTGAGCCGCGCTGAGTGGTCGCAAGACGCGAACACCATTCTCTTCGTCGCCCAGACAACGCAAGATGCGCCTCCCGGATACGAAGAGTTATTCGCTTTGCCCAAACAAAGTTCCGGCCCTCAGGTGATCGCGCTTTCCGGTAGCTTTGACGGACAGTTTGGGCCATCGCCTCTCACCTCCACTTCCGACGGCTCAGTCATCGCGCAGGCAGGCATCGGTACGCGTTCGTCCCCGGTGCGCTTTGCGATCAATGGGAGCGGATCACCGCAGGTCATTGATCTCGGCACGTCGATGGTGCTGGGCCTCAGTACCAACGCCAAACAAACCGGCTGGGTCTGGATTGCGGACTCCGGCGGTCAGGCGACGCGCCTCT
It encodes:
- a CDS encoding 30S ribosomal protein S1, which translates into the protein MPNVLNPEPESITLNTELETPTLEPATELEAPSSESTSNPETAEVDTAVETQALDADASTEPVAQAAPAQPEHAELVEPVAHVAHAPAEHSPESAEDFSAALEAFEREQAAEAAAVEAYGDKVVSGTVLKQTEKHLVVDVGLKSEGLVPIEQVLDHTGAVKFQPGEVIDVVIEREEPEGGYLVSYEKAQRLRVWDTIEKHANDKTPMMGTVISRVKGGLTVDIGLKAFLPGSQLEIRPVRNLDGYLGQQIEVRVIKLNKKRGNVVVSRKEILEEEQNAKRSTTLEHLGEGAILTGTVKNLTDYGAFVDLGGIDGLLHITDMSWGRLTHPRDLVNVGDEIQVKVLKFDKDKQRVSLGFKQLTPDPWLDASERYPVGAHVHGRVLSVTDYGAFVELEQGIEGLVHLSEMTWSKRLKHPSKLVKPGDEVDTVVLSVNPADRRISLGMKQLMENPWENLTERYPAGTVVEGRVRNLTDFGAFIEIEDGIDGLVHVSNLSWTKRVKHPSEIVKKGEKVKAVVLGVEPQNRRLSLGIKQLQPDVWESFFATHRVGDQVHGKVLRTAQFGAFVEIAEGVEGLCHISEASEVPGEPSKLEAGQEHDFKIIKINVEEKKVGLSLRAVSGHEASRSEVQDYKAEARGGSHKQSVSSGTTTLGDLINWRKNESK
- a CDS encoding aldo/keto reductase: MAINTSRREFLSAGLMLPVAGAASKINFLDSGDKLTTAQPRTPVKLTQRTLGQTGLKVTSVGFGCMITSDPSVIERAADIGINYFDTARGYQHGNNERMVGAALGAKRKNLILSTKSPTDNKEGLLKDLDTSLAELKTDYVDIWYLHAKDTPAAIHDDMIEAQQIAKQQGKIRFAGMSTHALPKMTQWTIDKMAFDVVLTVYNFTMDQKMDEAIAAVAKTGTGVVAMKIMAGGTRAHRPGEPVDPRTQREGAMLAALKWVLKQPHIGTTIPSMTDMDQLDENLRAMSESFSTADEKILAGRLEQIKPLYCRFCGECDGACQKGLQVADTLRILTYADGYGQFALARERFNELPSRHAKVRCGDCTECTVQCPHGVRVSERMSRAQELFA
- a CDS encoding DUF6599 family protein — protein: MKFFFCFWICFVGAITAGAQNYLDCHFAPGWEQSGLKRQYTPDNLFDYRDGAAEGYLAFSFTGMQGIDCKSGTTMLSIDVSDMTDAESAYGMFATNRDPQQPIVKIGMGAQLLPQSLLFAKGKYFVEIVETDGSTDSNQTAALQTLAAKIEPLLEGRNTPPETLSWFPTENQISARLVPESVLGLKILKRGYVATYNHGQAFIVIEQSPESAAEVMKKLRDRLGPTSTAAIADEAFQLKAPYLDGICIFRKGRTIAGYTNLPDSQSATTQALILAARIP
- a CDS encoding MFS transporter, encoding MQTEAAKEITAASPAVSSNGGTWQIISFTSLSFVVYLAIGLPLAILPEYVHMRMGFHASLAGLVISIQYIATFLSRPWAGRISDRKGAKISVLWGMSACTLSGLLMLAAAALHRDPAWLSLTFLITSRLVLGVGESLGLHRCNALGNL
- a CDS encoding MFS transporter codes for the protein METHWGLSSVAILTIVIGALAYLWAAFKPPVPVVAGEHLPFRNVLGRVTPHGMGLALGGVGYSALATFVTLFYVSRHWDGAALCLTAFGTAFIVARLLFIRTIGTFGGFPVAKICLIVESLGVLLLWRSVSPWMALCGAALTGFGYSLVFPALGVEAVERVPVENRGTALGVYTVFADVSFFMVGPVAGAVIGAFGYASVFLFALLCVLAALTIVLILARNKSHPVLASVD
- the mtaB gene encoding tRNA (N(6)-L-threonylcarbamoyladenosine(37)-C(2))-methylthiotransferase MtaB — its product is MPSLVHIENFGCRAARADGEAIAALLRTAGVHESQTPDADVVIVNTCSVTAEADREARAYIRRAHRLNPTARIIATGCYAQRAPQELAAISGVSAVIGNSHKALAPEIALGLMNADSVSSSNYGLIQIHSAQSGVAPPQVVLADDSFAHSFLEEAPITSGAQTRPNLKIQEGCSNRCSFCVIPQTRGNSRSLSGNSILSHVHNFVASGGNELVLSGINLGRWGRDLDPAQSFPRTFAALVRAIIEQTNLPRLRLSSIEPMDWDADLIAIMSEYGGTHLARHAHLPLQSGSDSVLRRMHRRYRPWHYADKVAALRQAAGPSLTLGADVMVGFPGETDREFQETCDFIRSLPFGYLHLFPFSPRPGTRAWTLHAASPVPQPVAQQRMATLRALAAEKMRAHRRQFIGTELDAITLHTPPELASANCTSALTENFLPVEVAGATPANQLIRLCLTGMGPDATLIATPARPSNYLPNPHLDARSVLPEPTLEIAY
- the infC gene encoding translation initiation factor IF-3 — its product is MALDKRSAKSFIRINDRIRAREIRVIDENGEQMGILAPFEALKIARERGLDLVEVSPNAVPPVCRIQDYGRFLYEKEKSERAAKKKQKVIVVKEVKFSVTVDEHDYQTKKNQAVKFLQGGDKVKASLRFRGRQMAHRDLGYNIINRFIRDVGDTGVVEFMPRMEGTILHAIIAPSKRPEGQKPKPPAPPQQPQQTRPPAPPAS
- a CDS encoding prolyl oligopeptidase family serine peptidase; protein product: MLRFSSALPLVLTALSASLLIAQSGTPAATATAPHFPTNEDLRHSKVLTSPILSPDGKQILFAVTQATADGAVSHLWIVPVSSTSADKPRQLTFSPPADKRGEHNAQWSPDSSAIFFLAKRGENTQLFRLDLRGGEASPYDLKILPPVDDSKEKDAINPPPPPVSSEKKDEKKPDTNKVEPLPIDVAGFAINHDGKYIALWAHDPETPGEKKQKDAKIDASWINHERHLTRLYIAALKPDGSLDGELKNTAIVPEVHGVLWSPVDDRILVVTEPPNDATDLAPAAQAFLLEVPKLDSPQKLNAIPPSVSRAEWSQDANTILFVAQTTQDAPPGYEELFALPKQSSGPQVIALSGSFDGQFGPSPLTSTSDGSVIAQAGIGTRSSPVRFAINGSGSPQVIDLGTSMVLGLSTNAKQTGWVWIADSGGQATRLCYAAKLGEPCSAIPIPELAPADLRVVEPQLVQWKSGPFTIEGLLYMPPDTGSAKVPLIVDVHGGPLGAWFNQHDLFAPFLLGHGWAVLRPNPRGSSNYGVKFAAANKNDLGGGDYQDVMAGVDYVLAHYPIDSSRMALMGYSYGGEMAGFVEGKTDRFKAIISGAPVIDQFSEYGTESGSWYDRWYFGKPWERVADAWRQSPLANAAHAKTPFLLIQGQSDTTDPVGQAEEMYRALRQEGVPVELVTYPRENHGPLAGGMVGRPSPEPWHGFDVRQRIVNFITAAFSSTSSSTAPAKP